In Natronococcus sp. AD-5, the genomic window TCCCTTCTGGAATTCGCCCATCGACTCGCCGGCGGCGCGAGCGAGTCCGGGGAGCTTCGCCGAACCGAACAGCAGGACGGCGATGAAGAAGATGATGAGCAGTTCGGGCCCACCGGGCATCATGAATAGCGGTACTGTGGAACTCATCGCGAACGCAGATACGCCTCGAGAGGAGTTAAACTAGAAACCTGAGGCGGCCGGTCTCGGCGGCCGTCGCTCGCGTACCGAAACGCGCCTGCCTATCGCTCCTGCAGCGTCTCGCCGTCGACCACGCGAACCGAGAAACGGCGGCGTCTCCGTCAGCCTCCGGACGGGAACGCGACGACCTCTCTCGGGTTCCGTAAACCCCTTCCGTAGACTGAAATCCGGATTCGAACGTGGCCGACCCCGACCTCGCGGTCCGACCGCCGTGGCCCGGCCTACTTCCGACGCTCGCGGTGGCGTTCCTTCGCTCGCCGGTAAGTCTCGTCTTCCCGGACCCGTTCCCAGTAGGACTCGAAGACGAGCGCCGCTGCGCGTTTATCCTTGTCGGCCCACCGCTCCGGCTCGCGTTCGTTCCCGTCGGCGTCGTACTTCCGTCCGCCGGGATACTTCGCGTAGCGCATGGCTCGAGTGTATCCCATCTGGAGGTACTTCCGGGCCATGTCCATCCCCGGGAACTCGTCGTTCTCGCGGTACCGTTCGTACCGCTCGTAGATCGCTTCGGCCGACTCTCGAGCACTCTCTTCGTCCGCGTACGACCACAGCGGCAGCAGTTCGCTCTTGTACGGTTCGACTTTGAAGACACCTTCCTCGCCGCGGCCGATTTCGTACTCGTCTGGCCGTTCGCGGAAGTCGATGTCGTACTCGGGTCCGTCGGAGTCGTCAGCCATCGTCGGTATCGTGTGAACGCCCTCGAGGCGCATGAATCCTCGACAACGTGTAACGCGTAAAGCACAGCGGTAAAGACGGTCGCTGGCGGACGGGTGGGCATGAGCGACGATTCACCGGCCTCGGTCGAGGACGTCGACGACATCGCGCGGTTCCTCCAGAGCTACATCGACGAGTACCATGAGTTCCTCTCGTGGATCGGGACGAGCGTCGACGACGTCGACGACGGGGCGATGACGCTGTCGATCCCCTACGACGAGAAACTGACGAACATCCGGCCCTACGCCGGCGAGGAGCAGCGTCCCGACATCCACGGCGGGATCGCCGCGACCCTCATCGACACCGTCGGCGGGTTCGCGATCCAGACGGCCCTCGAGAATCCGCTCTCGACCGGCGTCGCGACGATCAACTTAAACGTCAACTACCTCCGGCCGGCGACGGGCGACCTCACGGCGACGGCGGAGGTCGTCCGCGCCGGTTCGACCGTCGGCGTCAGCGAGGTCACCGTCGAGAGCACGACGCCGGACGGCGAGACGAAGGCGGTCGCGACCGGCCAGGGATCGTACCGGATCTTCCGGTCCGACTGAGGGGCGGTCCTCGTCGACCGGGACGTCTCAGTCGACCGTCCGCTCGGCCTCGGCGTGCGGCGGTTCTCCCTCCGCTGCGGTGCCGCCGGCTCGAGAGACGCGCCAGAGCCGCCAGTGGAGCGAGAGTCCGATCGCCGCGACGACGAGGAAGTAGAGGTAGATCGCCGTTTCCACGGCGGCAGGGACCGATTCGAGCATCGGTGGAGACCTGGTACCTGGGCTGCATACAGGTGCGCCTTCACACGGGCACGCTTTTATACGGCCGGTCGCCCGCGACGGGTCACCGAGCGCTCCGAGCGCCGCTATCGCTCCGAGTCGTCGCTCGAGGAGACCATCCAGTACCGGGCGCCAAGGTAGACCACGACGAGCGCGAACGTGACGGCGAACAGGGGGGCGCCGTCTTCCACCGCGTACACCATCGCGAGCGCGTTCAATCCGATGCCGAGCAGGTACACCGAGCGCAGTCGGCGGTCGTTCACGGCCGCTCACGCTCCTCGCGTCGACCGGACGAACTCCGTCCGGCCGCTGCTCGCTCGAGCTCCGGTCCCCGACGCCTCGTTCGGTTCATCACGGTGGACTAGCGGGCCGTTCCGAAAAACGCGTTCGGTTCGCGTCCGCGCTCCGGCCGACGACACGACCGACGTCCACTCGACCGCCTCTCCGACGGCGGGATAGACGCGAGTCTGCGACGACGCGTCGTCACCCGGACCCGAATTCGAGGTCGTCGCCGTCGACGACTTCGCCGAACAGCCACTCGGCGTGCTCCAGGGCGTACTCGCGGTGTTCGTCCTCGATCGAGCCGATGCAGTCCTCGACGAGGAGCGGTCGAAAGTCCCGCAGCCCGGCGCTGCCGCCGGTGTGGAGCACGCAGACGTTCGCGAGGGTGCCGCAGATGACCAGATCGCGGATGCCGCGCGCGTTCAGCCACCCCTCGAGTTCGGTGTTGTAGAACGCGTCGTAGGTGTGTTTCTCGACGACGTGATCGTCTTCCAGAACCGCGAGCTCCTCGACGATCTCTGCCTCCCAGGAGTCCTCGAGGACGTGCTCGCCCCACTGTTCGAACTCGTTGTAGTAGTAGGCCTCGTCGAACTGCTCGGGCGGGTGGACGTCCCGCGTGAAGATCACCTGCGCGCCGGCCTCGCGGGCGCGCTCGACGAGGGTCGCGACCGGCTCGATGACCGCTTCGCTGCCCGGTGCGTACAGAGTGCCGTCGGGATGGCAGAAGCCGTTTTGCATGTCGACGACCACGACCGCGGTGTTCGCTGGCTCGAGGTGCATGTTCGAACGTAGGGTGGCCAACGCAAAAACGTTCGCGCGGCCGACATTCGATCGCCGTGCTTTTTATCCGCGCTTTCTTATTGGTCCCTATCCATTGCGAATGAACCCGACCCGAACGCGTCTGCTCGTCGTCCTCGTCGCGGTACCGTCGCTCCTGATCGTGGCGGCGGCCGGCGGCGCCGTTCCGGGAGTGCTCTCGGACGGCTCGAGCGCCACCGAAAACGGCGAGCCGGCCGCCGCCGACCGTCCGGCCGACCCCACCACCGAGGATACCGTCGGCTACGTCGAGGGGTACTGGTACGACGACGAACTCCCCGTCGACGAACGAGAAGACGGCGTCGTCGAGGACGACGAACTCGAGGCGGTCGTCTACCGGTCGATGGCCCGCGTCGAGGTGATTCGCGGACTGACGTTCGAGGACGACGTTCCGGTCGAGGTCGTCTCGCGCGAGGAGTACCGGGAGAACGACGACACGTTCCTCGACGACGCCGGCGACGAGGAGCGGCTCCAGCTGAACGTCAACACGGAGGCGCTGTTCGCGGTCGACCGGAACACCGACGCCACCGACGAGCAGGAGGCCCTCTACGGCGGCGCCGTCGACGGCTACTACGAGCCGAGCACCGATCAGGTCGTCATCGTCTCCGAGAACCCGGAGACGCCCGAACTGAACGAGGTCGTCCTCGGCCACGAACTGCTCCACGCCCTCCAGGACCAGCACTTCGACCTGGCGTCGTACGAGCGGGAGACGATCGACCAGGACAACGCCAAGAACGGCCTCGTCGAGGGCGACGCCGTCCGGGTCGAAACCGAGTACGAGGACCGCTGCGCCGCCGAGTGGGACTGCACCCTCCCCGACGGCGGGGCGACGGCGCCGCCGGATCTCAACTGGGTCATGTACACGACGATCTTCCAGCCGTACAACGACGGTCCCGACTACGTCGGTCACCTGCTCGAGCAGAGCCAGGCGCAAAGTGCCTCGAGCGACTCGACCGGCGAGGGAAGCGAGCCGGGAGAGCGGGACGACTGGGACGCCGTCGACGCGGCCTACGACGACCCGCCGGCCAGTAGCTCCGAAGTGATCCGCCCCGGCGAGGACCGCGAACCCGCCGATATCGAGGTCGAGGACCGCTCGAACGACGAGTGGCGCCAGCTCGAGATCGACGGCGAGGTCGCGAGCGAGACGTACGGCGAGGCGGGGATGGTCGCGATGTTCGCCGGGGACGCACACGATCGGACCCAGCCGTCGGTGATCGGCCAGGACGACTTCTTCGCCGAGGACCTGCAGGGGTACGACTACGACCAGCCGTACACCGACGGCTGGGCCGGCGACGAACTGGTCACGTACGTCACCGACGAGGCGACCGAGACGGACGATCCGGCGGCGGCCGCCGCACACGCCGGCTACGTCTGGGAGACCGAGTGGACCTCGAGCGAGGACGGTCAGCAGTTCGTCGACGGCTACCTGCAGTTGCTCGACCTCCACGACGCCGAGGCCGTCGACGGCTACCAGGATACCTACGTGATCGACGACGAGTACCCCGGCGCCTACCACGTCGACCGCGACGGCGAGTCGGTGACGATCGTCCGCGCGCCGTCGGTCGACGAACTCCCGAACGTCGATTCCGGCGCCGCACCCGAAGGCGAAGACACGCTCGAGATCGAGGACGCCGATCCGGAGACGACCGACGACGATGGCGGGGACGCGCCCGGTGACGGAAGCAACGCGATCCCCGGCTTCGGGGTTCCCGTTGCGGTCGCGGCCGTCGCCATCGCCTTACTCGCCGGTCGCGTTCGGAGCGCGGGCCGAGAGCGGCCCTGATCCGCAGCCGACGGATCTTTGCTCCCTCCCTCGAATGTGTGTTGCTGATGCGTCGGGTCACGCCGTTCGCCGTCGTCGTTCTCGTCGTGCTGTCGGGGTGTGCGCTACCCGCCTCGCCCGATCGGTTCGATACCGACCGCGACCTCGGTCACGTCGGCGACTATTCCCACGACGATACCTTCGAGTTCGACGACCAGACGCGCTTCACCGAGGCGCAACTCGAGGCCGTCACGTACCGGTCGATGGCTCGCGTCGAGGTCCTCCGCGGGCTGAAGTTCGAACACGACGTCGAACTCGAGGTGATCAGCCGGGAGGAGTACCGCGAGCGGCGCGGCGACCGCGCGAACGCGTCGGCGTTCAGGAACGAGCTCTGGCGCGGCGCGTTCGTCGTCGACGGCGAGACGGACGTCAACCGGGCGTTCGACGACCTCTACGGCGAAGCCGTCCAAGGATACTACTCCGACGACCGGATCGTGCTCGTCGCCGACGACGCGGACGAGATCCGGATCGATCGGGAGACCCTGGTTCACGAACTGGTTCACGCGCTCCAGGACCAGCACTTCGGGCTCGAGCGGCGGGGAACCACCGTCGACGACCGTCGGGCCGAGGTCGGCCTGCTCGAGGGCGAGGCGAACTACGTGGCGCACCTGTACGAGCAGCGCTGCGGCGAGACGTGGCAGTGCACGGCCGACCCCGAGCAGACGTCGGCCGAATTCGACGAGGGGTCGTTCAACCTCGGACTCTTCCTTTCGATCTACGCGCCGTACGCCGAGGGGCCGTCGTTCGTCGCCCACCTCCACGAGACCGGCGGCTGGGACGCCGTCGACCGCGCGCACGACGAGCGGCCGACGAGCACCTCGCAGGTGATCCACCCGGACCGCTACCCCGACACCGATCCCGTCGACGTCGAGGTCCGGGACCGCTCGAGCGACGAGTGGGAGCCGTACGCGGACGACGGCGAGCCTCGAACGGAGACGATCGGCGAGGCGACGCTGTTCGGCACCCTCTGGGCGAACGGCGCGATCGATCGGCCGCTCACCGAGGGCGGGACCGAGCTGGCGCCGTACAACTACTCGCACCCCGCGACCGAGGGGTGGGCGGGCGATACGTTCCAGGCGTACCGCGACGAGGACGGTCGGACGGCCCACGTCTGGGCGCTCGCCTGGGAGAGCGACGCCGACGCCGCGGCCTTCGCCGACGCCTACCGGAAGCTGCTCGAGGAGAACGGCGCCGAACCAGTCGCCGATTCCGGCGTGGTCAATACCGGTGCCGTCATCTACCGGATCGCCGACGACGAGCCCTTCGCCGGCGCGTACCGCGTCACCGTGACGGACGAGACGGTCGAGATCGTCGGTGCCCCCAGCGTCGACGATCTCGAGGCGGTCCACGCCGTCGATGACACGCGCTCGCCCGAGGTCGCTGGTACCGCCGGCTCACCGACGACAGCGACGCCAGGCGGACCGTCGACCAGTTCCGCGCCGTCGGCCGCGAGCGCAGCGGCAGACGGGTAGCTTATTTGGCCCCCGACTGAAATCGACGGTATGACGAACCCGTTCGGAACCGTCTCGTCCGAGGCGATCCTCGAGGGGACCGCGACGGACGCCTACTTCGAGCGCACGCACACGACGCTCGAACACGCGGGCAAGAACCCCCGCGTGGTCGCCGAGGTGACCGCCGATCAGTTCCCGACCGGCTCCTTCGACGTCTTCACCGGCGTCGAGGACGTCGCGACGCTGTTCGAGGGCCGCGACGTCGACGTCGACGCGCTCCCCGACGGCCAGCTGTTCGACGGCGGTCCCGTCCTGCGAATCGAAGGATCGTACCTCGAGTTCGCCGAATTCGAAACCTCGCTGCTCGGATTTCTCTCCCAGCCGAGCGGCTTCGCGACGGCCGCGCTCGAGGCGCGACTCGCGGCCCCCGACTCGACGATCCTCTCGTTCGGGGCGCGCCACGTCCACCCCGCGATCGCGGCGACGGTCGAGCGCGCGGCCTTGCTCGCAGGCCTCGACGGCTTTTCGCACGTCGCTGCTGGCGAAATTCTGGGGCGGGAGGCCGGCGGTACGATGCCCCACGCGCTCATGTTCTGCTTCGGCGAGGGGAACCAGCCCGAGGCCTGGCAGGCGTTCGACGAGGCCGTTCCGGACGACGTTCCGCGGATCGCGCTCGTCGACACCTTCTGGGACGAGAAGAGCGAGAGCCTGCTGGCCGCCGAGACGCTCGGCGACGACCTCGACGGCGTCCGCATCGACACGACGAGCTCCCGCCGCGGCGACTTCCGTCACATCATCCGCGAGGTGCGCTGGGAACTCGACGCTCGCGGGTACGAGGACGTCGACATCTTCTGTAGCGGCGGGATCGGACCCGACGCCATCCGGAACTTACGAGACGTCGCGGACGGCTTCGGCGTCGGCAGCCACATCACCGGCGCCGACTCGGTCGACTTCAGCCTCGACATCGTCGAGATCGAGGGCGAACCGATCTCCAAGCGCGGCAAACTCTCCGGCGTGAAGGAAGTGTACCGCACGGCAGACGGCGGTCACCACGTTTCCCTCGCGGATCGGGCGGCCCCCGACGACGGCGAGGCGCTGCTCGAACCGCTGGTGCGAGACGGCGAGATCGTCCGCGAGTTCGACCTCGAGACCGCGAGCGAGCGGTGCCTGGCGGACGCCGCGGCGGTCGGGTTCGGCGACGAGTAATTCGGAGCGCGATCGAAAGAGAAACGGTCCGATCCGAGACGAGTCAGTATGCCTGCATTTCGTCCGGCGCCGACCGACTCTCCGACCCAACTCGCGAACTGGTTGTTTTTGCGGGTCGTCGCGCTGATCGCGCTGGCGACCTACGGCGGCGCGGTCGCCACGAGCGTCCTGTTCGCGTTCGGACCGCCCTGGCGGTTCGCCGCACACGTCGCCGTCTGGCTCGTCGCGCTCTGGATCGCACTTCCGCTGCTGCTCGAGGCGCTCGACGTCCTCCTCGAGCGCCGACTCGATAAAATCGAATGAGCCGTCCGACTATCCGCTGGGGACGCGGCGTTGCTCGTTCGACTCCCGAAGCCCCCTGCGCCGGTGAGCGACGGGAGCGGGTGCCGACGTTTTAGACTTCTTCGATGCTGCCGTCGGCTTCCCGCTCGCGGAAGACTTGTCCTTCGAAGAGCGTGACGACGACGTCGTCGTTCTGCCAGGCTCCCGGGGCGAGCTTCGCCTTCCGACAGGTTCGATCGAGGTACTCGCGGGCGCTCCAGCCGTTCTGGACGGGAACGGTCGGGTAGAGCCAGCCGCCTTCGCCGCCGTCGATGGCGACGCCGTGGGTTCCCAACTCGAGATCCGCCAGCGGATCGTCGGTGAGCACGACGCTCTTGACCGCACAGACCGAGACGGTGAGGTTCTGCAGCTCCGAGGGGCTCACTTCGGAGCCGCAAGAGTCCTCGCTCGCGGCTTCGATCGCCGCGTCGACGATGACGTGCCCGAGCTGTTCGCCCGACCGGTAGCCGCCGGCGCAGCCGCGCAGGCTGCCACGGCCGCGGGTGGACTCGAGGCGGACGAACGCGCCGGTTCGCTCGTAGAAGGCTTCCCGCATGCTGCCCGGTTGTTCTCGCTGTCCGTGTTGAACGTAGGATTCGACGGCTTCGCGCGCGAGTTCGACGGCGCGCACCCCGTCCTCGTAGGAAAGGTCAACGCCCTGTCGCTGGGACATACAGATGCACATAGTGATTCTCTTCCTAAAGCGCTTCCATTCGATCCGACCGTCGAACAGTCGCGGCGACCGCGGGATTTATTCGGCTTCCACCCATACTCTACGCCGGGAGAGAGAGCCCGGCTGCCGCGATGGTCGCGCCGGCGACGGCGGGGCCACCTTCACGTTGCGTATCTCGAAGAGATGCGCAACGCTCTCAACGTGATCCATCCCTTCGGGATGCATCACGCCCGCGAGGAAAGTCCCCCCACCTGTTCGGGCAGGTGACCGGACGCAAGTCCGGAGCGGGAGACCGCTGGCTCTGGAACAGAAACGACACGTCTCGGCCCGACCGATGATGCGCGCGAACCCGACCGAGAGGAAGGGGAGCGAACCCGCAGAGGGCGTGCGGTCGCTTTCGGACATGGT contains:
- a CDS encoding PaaI family thioesterase; the encoded protein is MSDDSPASVEDVDDIARFLQSYIDEYHEFLSWIGTSVDDVDDGAMTLSIPYDEKLTNIRPYAGEEQRPDIHGGIAATLIDTVGGFAIQTALENPLSTGVATINLNVNYLRPATGDLTATAEVVRAGSTVGVSEVTVESTTPDGETKAVATGQGSYRIFRSD
- a CDS encoding TIGR00296 family protein — translated: MSQRQGVDLSYEDGVRAVELAREAVESYVQHGQREQPGSMREAFYERTGAFVRLESTRGRGSLRGCAGGYRSGEQLGHVIVDAAIEAASEDSCGSEVSPSELQNLTVSVCAVKSVVLTDDPLADLELGTHGVAIDGGEGGWLYPTVPVQNGWSAREYLDRTCRKAKLAPGAWQNDDVVVTLFEGQVFREREADGSIEEV
- a CDS encoding cysteine hydrolase family protein, with protein sequence MHLEPANTAVVVVDMQNGFCHPDGTLYAPGSEAVIEPVATLVERAREAGAQVIFTRDVHPPEQFDEAYYYNEFEQWGEHVLEDSWEAEIVEELAVLEDDHVVEKHTYDAFYNTELEGWLNARGIRDLVICGTLANVCVLHTGGSAGLRDFRPLLVEDCIGSIEDEHREYALEHAEWLFGEVVDGDDLEFGSG
- a CDS encoding Hvo_1808 family surface protein gives rise to the protein MNPTRTRLLVVLVAVPSLLIVAAAGGAVPGVLSDGSSATENGEPAAADRPADPTTEDTVGYVEGYWYDDELPVDEREDGVVEDDELEAVVYRSMARVEVIRGLTFEDDVPVEVVSREEYRENDDTFLDDAGDEERLQLNVNTEALFAVDRNTDATDEQEALYGGAVDGYYEPSTDQVVIVSENPETPELNEVVLGHELLHALQDQHFDLASYERETIDQDNAKNGLVEGDAVRVETEYEDRCAAEWDCTLPDGGATAPPDLNWVMYTTIFQPYNDGPDYVGHLLEQSQAQSASSDSTGEGSEPGERDDWDAVDAAYDDPPASSSEVIRPGEDREPADIEVEDRSNDEWRQLEIDGEVASETYGEAGMVAMFAGDAHDRTQPSVIGQDDFFAEDLQGYDYDQPYTDGWAGDELVTYVTDEATETDDPAAAAAHAGYVWETEWTSSEDGQQFVDGYLQLLDLHDAEAVDGYQDTYVIDDEYPGAYHVDRDGESVTIVRAPSVDELPNVDSGAAPEGEDTLEIEDADPETTDDDGGDAPGDGSNAIPGFGVPVAVAAVAIALLAGRVRSAGRERP
- a CDS encoding nicotinate phosphoribosyltransferase; this translates as MTNPFGTVSSEAILEGTATDAYFERTHTTLEHAGKNPRVVAEVTADQFPTGSFDVFTGVEDVATLFEGRDVDVDALPDGQLFDGGPVLRIEGSYLEFAEFETSLLGFLSQPSGFATAALEARLAAPDSTILSFGARHVHPAIAATVERAALLAGLDGFSHVAAGEILGREAGGTMPHALMFCFGEGNQPEAWQAFDEAVPDDVPRIALVDTFWDEKSESLLAAETLGDDLDGVRIDTTSSRRGDFRHIIREVRWELDARGYEDVDIFCSGGIGPDAIRNLRDVADGFGVGSHITGADSVDFSLDIVEIEGEPISKRGKLSGVKEVYRTADGGHHVSLADRAAPDDGEALLEPLVRDGEIVREFDLETASERCLADAAAVGFGDE
- a CDS encoding Hvo_1808 family surface protein encodes the protein MRRVTPFAVVVLVVLSGCALPASPDRFDTDRDLGHVGDYSHDDTFEFDDQTRFTEAQLEAVTYRSMARVEVLRGLKFEHDVELEVISREEYRERRGDRANASAFRNELWRGAFVVDGETDVNRAFDDLYGEAVQGYYSDDRIVLVADDADEIRIDRETLVHELVHALQDQHFGLERRGTTVDDRRAEVGLLEGEANYVAHLYEQRCGETWQCTADPEQTSAEFDEGSFNLGLFLSIYAPYAEGPSFVAHLHETGGWDAVDRAHDERPTSTSQVIHPDRYPDTDPVDVEVRDRSSDEWEPYADDGEPRTETIGEATLFGTLWANGAIDRPLTEGGTELAPYNYSHPATEGWAGDTFQAYRDEDGRTAHVWALAWESDADAAAFADAYRKLLEENGAEPVADSGVVNTGAVIYRIADDEPFAGAYRVTVTDETVEIVGAPSVDDLEAVHAVDDTRSPEVAGTAGSPTTATPGGPSTSSAPSAASAAADG
- a CDS encoding Sec-independent protein translocase subunit TatA/TatB encodes the protein MSSTVPLFMMPGGPELLIIFFIAVLLFGSAKLPGLARAAGESMGEFQKGRVQVEQELDEIRTASKSDAERDTEVESEAERTAD
- a CDS encoding DUF4385 domain-containing protein; this encodes MADDSDGPEYDIDFRERPDEYEIGRGEEGVFKVEPYKSELLPLWSYADEESARESAEAIYERYERYRENDEFPGMDMARKYLQMGYTRAMRYAKYPGGRKYDADGNEREPERWADKDKRAAALVFESYWERVREDETYRRAKERHRERRK